From one Lycium barbarum isolate Lr01 chromosome 6, ASM1917538v2, whole genome shotgun sequence genomic stretch:
- the LOC132599475 gene encoding phytosulfokines 2-like, with amino-acid sequence MMKPNVNFLLILLLVSMFMSSRASARFLANNQVKGQEVKLHKANGGDHSIDKMETTDINKLMGLEEYSCEDQDEDECLKRRVLEEAHLDYIYTQHHNHP; translated from the exons ATGATGAAGCCAAACGTAAattttcttcttattcttcttcttgtTTCTATGTTCATGTCTTCACGAGCATCTGCTCGTTTCTTAGCAAACAACCAAG TGAAAGGTCAGGAGGTAAAGCTCCATAAAGCCAATGGTGGAGATCACTCTATTGACAAGATGGAAACTACCGATATAAAT AAGTTGATGGGGCTAGAGGAATATTCATGTGAGGATCAAGATGAAGATGAATGCTTGAAGAGAAGGGTTCTTGAAGAAGCTCACCTGGATTACATCTACACTCAGCACCACAATCACCCTTAA